The proteins below are encoded in one region of Rhodoluna lacicola:
- the pgl gene encoding 6-phosphogluconolactonase gives MSKTVVNRFKDAASVAENTASALIKKLHDLLEIKPEIHLMLTGGTVGIASLAALNANSDRSGIDFGRVNLWWGDERYVESSSADRNALQAKNALLKNLQLDATKVHEFPSTDSGLTLEQAATEFAEHVNSVKPHFDIILLGMGPDGHIASLFPGKPEPTAGVWVIAESDSPKPPAQRLSFTYEALNSADEVWFVVSGADKQDAVAVAMGDNPTELPVGRVHGITLTQWFIDSTAGTKVFGC, from the coding sequence TTGTCCAAGACGGTTGTCAATCGCTTCAAGGATGCTGCCTCAGTTGCAGAAAACACTGCTTCGGCACTTATCAAGAAGCTTCATGATCTCCTGGAGATAAAACCTGAGATTCACCTGATGCTCACCGGTGGCACAGTGGGCATTGCCTCACTGGCTGCGCTAAACGCAAATTCGGATCGCTCCGGGATTGATTTCGGCAGGGTGAATCTTTGGTGGGGTGATGAGCGCTATGTTGAATCGTCAAGTGCGGATCGCAACGCCCTGCAGGCTAAAAATGCTCTGCTGAAGAATTTGCAACTAGACGCTACAAAGGTGCACGAATTCCCTTCTACCGATTCCGGTTTGACGCTAGAGCAGGCCGCTACCGAGTTTGCCGAGCATGTGAATTCTGTTAAGCCGCATTTTGACATTATTTTGCTGGGCATGGGTCCAGACGGTCACATCGCAAGCTTGTTCCCTGGAAAGCCAGAGCCAACCGCTGGCGTGTGGGTGATCGCCGAATCAGATTCGCCGAAACCGCCAGCCCAAAGACTTTCGTTCACTTATGAGGCGCTCAATTCAGCAGATGAAGTTTGGTTTGTAGTGTCTGGCGCTGACAAGCAGGACGCCGTTGCTGTTGCCATGGGCGATAATCCAACTGAATTGCCGGTTGGACGAGTTCACGGAATTACTTTGACTCAGTGGTTTATTGATTCAACCGCCGGCACGAAAGTATTTGGTTGCTAG